From one Neovison vison isolate M4711 chromosome 1, ASM_NN_V1, whole genome shotgun sequence genomic stretch:
- the SERF1A gene encoding small EDRK-rich factor 1, whose protein sequence is MARGNQRELARQKNMKKSQEISKGKRKEDSLTTSQRKQRDSEIMQQKQKAANEKKSMQTREK, encoded by the exons ATGGCCC GAGGAAATCAGCGAGAACTTGCCCGCcagaaaaacatgaagaaatcCCAGGAAATTagcaagggaaaaagaaaagaggatagCTTGACCACCTCTCAGAGAAAGCAGAG GGACTCTGAGATAATGCAACAAAAGCAGAAGGCAGCTAATGAGAAGAAGTCTATGCagacaagagaaaaatga